The following nucleotide sequence is from Nymphalis io chromosome Z, ilAglIoxx1.1, whole genome shotgun sequence.
AAAATTCTGTCAAAGCTCAGATCGTAAAGCACTTTTTTTATTGGACATTCATAAGTCGAGTGGGCCCGATGGCATCCCTCCAATCGTGCCCCGTACATATGTTCTGAGTTAGCACTGATCTTAACGCGTCTTTTCCGCCACTCCTTCACAGTGTAGTCACGAACTCTTGAAAGACTGCTTTGGTAACACCTACTCCGTTTCTTTACTAACTAAACCCTAGTAAGACTCAACCTTGCGCGTTGATCGCTCAGAATACTCCCCTCGCCGCCATAGCTAGTGGCAGAGGAATTGTTTGGATTAGTCTCAGccgctgaatttcaccaccgagcacgatgTTCGGTTACAATTctaatttctattatttaattctaactatttttttaatatacataataaagagCCTATGTTCGTCTAGAATAAAGtaccttttaaatttttaaagatgTTATTAAATAGGTACCGTGGTGCCGGATATTACTTTTCGCATATACATAAACTCTCAAAACTCACTCTCTCTctttatagtatatagtatagaAGTACATATCCAAAACTGCTTTGCGTTGCaaaatcatacatatatttagtaaaataattgtaaccAAATTTGCAGTGACAATGAAACAAAAGATGAACCGTTTGCATGGGAAGCTCGAGAGTTTCTTAGAAAGAAGTTGGTAGGAAAGGAGGTAATTTTCACCGCAGAAAAACCTCCTAACTCTGCTACTAGAGAGTATGGATCTGTGTGGGCAGGAAAGGATCCCACAAAGAGCGAAAATATGACTGAAGCTTTGTTATCTGAAGGTCTTGTGAAAGTGAGAGAAGGAGGTCGTAACATTCCTCAACTAAAAAAACTTGTTGAGATTGAAGAAGTAGCTAGATCTCAAGGTAAAGGAATTTGGGGGTCTGATCTGCaggtaatttatttctaatctaACATTCattgttatagtttttttaaaagattgatttattgtaattttttcaataataaacagAGCCACATTCGCGACATCAAGTGGAGTATTGAAAATCCCAAACAATTTGTGAATAAATTTAATGGACAGCCAGTTAAAGCTATCATTGAATATGTCAGAGATGGCTCCACCGTCAGGCTTTGCTTGCTGCCTGATTATACACCTGTTACATTGATGCTCTCAGGAATTCGAGTAAGTAAAATCCCAAAATgctttataagaatattataagttctagcttttatgtaaatagtaggccattattatatattagggaatatattgttattttaatatgaatagtgCCCTGCTGTGAAACAAGATGGTGATTCAGAGCCCTATGCAGAGGAAGCCCGTTTCTTCCTTGAATCAAAATTACTTCAAAAAGAAGTTGATGTAATTCTTGAATCAGTCAACAACAACAACTTAGTGGGAACAATCTTACACCCTCAAGGAAACATTGCTGAAGCATTATTAAAACAAGGGTTTGCAAGATGCGTTGACTGGTCTATTGCAGTGATGAAATCAGGTAAGAAATAGCATTCTGATGTATAGGAACCTTCTAGTCAGTGTTATTTCTTTACGAAAATTGGTATTTTGACACACAGGCGCATCGACTTTAAGAGCAGCTGAACGTTCGGCTAAGGAAGCTAAACTTCGTATCTGGACTAATTATGTCAGTAATGCTCCTGTTATTGCTGCTAAGGACAAAGAATTTACTGCTATTGTTATGGAAGTTGTCAATGGAGATGCTCTTGTTGTAAAACTACCAACCAATGTccaaaagaaaatattcttaGCCAGCATCAGACCACCTCGTGAAAAGTAAGACATTCAAGattactatttcatacatattcTTTGTTGTGGAATTAAAAGTAGATTGCATGTTCATACTGttaaaactaaaatgaatattattttactggaACTGTATATTTGTAGGCTCTATCCTATACTTAACTGCTCTGCATGAATTAgtcttaaagaaaaaattgataagaaaacattaatattatggattttaatttgtattaatgtttattttatttttagaaatagtcCAGATGAAGAGGGGAAGCAATCACCAAGGCCCAAAGGATTCAAGCCTTTGTACGATATTCCATGGATGTATGAAGCACGTGAATTTCTAAGGAAAAAGTTAATTggtaaaaaaatcaatgtaaCAGTTGATTATATTCAGCCCGCTAAAGACAATTTCCCAGAGAAAACATGCTGCACAGTTGTGGCAGGCGGAACGTAAGTTTCAttgatatagaaatatatttttaaataaatacagtacaTAACAACGGTATCTGTTTTTGTTACAGTAACATTGCCGAAGCTTTAGTCAGCAAAGGATATGCAACTGTGGTTAGATACAGAAATGACAATGATCAAAGAAGCTCTCATTATGACAAATTGCTTGAGGCGGAATCTAAAGCTCAAAAAAGTGCTGTAGGCGTTCATGCTAAAAAAGATATTCCGACTCACCGCATACAAGACACTAGTGGTGATTCTGCTATGTCCAAAAAATTCTTCCCATTTTTAAAGAGAGCTCAAAAGACGGAAGCTGTTGTGGAATTTGTTGCTAGTGGATCACGTATGAGAGCTTACATACCAAAAGAATCTGTCCTTGTTACATTCTTACTCGCTGGAATTAACTGCCCAAGAGGGGCCCGCCCAGCTATTGGCGGTGGTGGAATGCAAGTAGCGGAACCTTTTGGCGACGAAGCTCttcaatttacaaaagaaaaatgtcTGCAACGTGATGTAATTGTGACAATTGAAGAAATGGATAAGGCTGGCAACTTTATTGGCTGGCTTTGGATAGAAAATGAGAACTTATCTATATCTCTTGTAGAGCATGGTCTTGCCTCAATGCACCACACTGCTGAAACATCCGAATATGCTCGGACTATTAAGAATGCAGAAGAAAATGCTATGAAAAAACGCATTGGCATATGGAAAGATTATATAGAAGTTGAAAAAGAGATTGAGAAAGAACGCTCTGCCCCTATACAAGATCGTgtcattaaatatgaaaaagtagTTGTTACTGAAATTACAAATGAAGGGTTCTTCTATGCTCAAAACATGGAGCTAGGTAACAAGTTAGAGTCTTTGATGGATAAAATACATCaagagtttaaaaataatgctcCTCTTCCTGGATCCTTTGTGCCAAGGAAGGGACTAATATGCGCTGCTCGCTTCACTTTGGATGACCAATGGTACAGAGCTAAAATTGAGAAAATTACAGAAGATAAAATGGTTCAAATCTTCTACATTGATTATGGAAATAGAGAGGTGACATATTtagacaaatttaataataccatacaattaaacataattttataaaatcaacaaatttattacaaattttaaatatctttggacataataaacaatacttttttttatgtcatgtccatttataatttttatttaataaaaattaattattttttactgaacttatattttaaatgtttaaaatataagttaaaatttacaatCAGTGGCTGTTTAACTACTGaggcaaaatattattattatttagacattaaaaatatatttcttggaCAGGTTCTCAGTCCAACCAGACTGGCTCCATTGCCAGCGGGCTCGGAGAGGGATCCGCCTTTTGCGACCGAGTACGCACTTGCGGGCGTTAAGTTCCCCTCCGATAATGATGACCGGCAAGAAGCAGTGCGTGCCTTTTCTTCAGATGCGCTCAATAAGAAACTACTGCTCAATTTGGAAATTCGTGGTACTCCAGCATCTGTAACTCTTGTTGATCCCACTACTAATGCCGATATTGGCAAGGtatgtatttgaatttaatgcTACCAAGAACAGATCCGAGTACAGTACTAGAGTACTAACTTGAaaagttcaatttatttttcttttgtatctttttaaaaataacgaaaatttaaccaatatttatctttattagaATCTGATCAGGGAGGGCCTAGTGGTGATGGAGAACACCCATGAGTATCGCCTTAGCATCATGCTGGCGGAATACCGCGCTGCGCAAGATCATGCTAAGATCTCGCGCTTGAACCTGTGGCGGCATGGAGATATCACCGACGATGATGCGGTAGAGTTTGGAGCGCGTCGCTAGCGCGAACTTGTCCGGTACGATGCTACCCTCTCGCCTTCGCATACACTCTATTGTGCGACGTGCAAGGCGCCTCATATTGAGAAGATCATCTTTACCCTCATCTTAGAGTTTCTGTAAAGGCAGCAGCAATACAACGTACCAACCAATTTTGAACTAATAAACATTATGATATTCGTGTTATTATCTATCTAACCTTTTGGACTGCCTTCCCAAAAATCAattactgtttttaaataatcgattatgatcaattttaaaatgtgaATGTTAAGTGTTTAAAaggacaaatataataatattaagcggTGTCTATCGTAGACTCTTTCATTGTGCTCTCCGTTGACGCGCGATCGTGTAGGTATTCTTTACATGTGCTCACAGTGCATTTGTACGAAATAAGGAAATACGACAGTGTGAACCGATTGAGTGGCAACTTTAAAACCCTTCCATACCTATTCTATTACAATAATCACTTTAGATATTgtctacatatttttatatttcattaatctaaaattattaaatataaatagtgaattatacataaattataataaggacGAGGACTGTTTAAGActtgtcaatatttaattaataaaaatcataatatcgTATACAAATTAATGGAATAAatgttagattaaaaaaattcaattgttatttcactatttatttacaatgcaTATTTTACTATTGTTCTAATATTAGGTCATATCgacctaatatttaataattatgttttaatgatTTTACTGCTTCCAATGTTTTAATGTTACAATGTCGATCTCTgtcttatttctgtttttacATATATCTTACTagaatgtatattttgtatctgtCTAAGattcattcaaaatattgtAGTGGTAAAAATCAATGTGTAATGTTAGCTAAGTGTGAATTTTatctaaagtaatataatatgggAAGTCTGAGTGTAGtggtattttataagattttttttacttcattattgttttatattttattgaatacttgTTCTATGCAATGTAAGTTTGATTTATCGTActtatgaatatattgttttttaaacctACCTCTCTTCCCTAAATGTTTTAGTGCTCCACATtgcaaatttcattttataatcttaGAGTACCACACGGTGCGTGGATTGTTAATTAAACtcgatatattgaaataaatattttaggaatcattaattatttattacccttaacattataattgttatttgtgtaaataatacTGAATAATTACAAATGATAATGTAATTCTGATTATAATTGAAGTTGGGGCCTGGCaaaataaatgctttttaaaataatattatcaagtcTTTAGGGTCCttgaaaatactaatatttttccacttttttttaatataaaatataacaaaataaattcataatatttgtgCAGTGTCCTTTTCTAAGAACGACAAATGTTTCTatggaaaattatataattttgtcaaaTTAGAATATAGATCTCACGATAATTTTAGTTACCCAAAATACCTATcttaccttaataaataaataaagtgtctCCATCTCGTATAATATTCGTTAAACTAAAGCCAATGTGTTATAGGTACTTATAGCAATGCTCTCTACCTATTAAATTTAGTTAGTTCTTTGTATTCTCCTCTTTTGGGTGTGAGGCTTACACGTGGTATTCAGAATTCCCAATATCAATGGAAATCTTACTTACTACAAATATTTTGGtattgccatttaaaaaaagatttttacagAAGTTTGTGATTGATCTTGGCttgaaataatgaaaactaatattagtGTTTATAAAACTGAGTAATTTAtagtagaataaaaatattaaaggaagATGGCAAATTATGACCTAGCTTGCTTAGAAATCGCGcaggtttattttaattaagtaatatagtatttttctGTACGGTACCAAAACATATAGAACATTCAAATAGTCGAGCAATATTCAATAAAACGGTAATAATAAGCTGCGTGGCGTTGTAAGGTACGTTCTGGCTTGGAAACGAGATTCTAAGACTACTTTATTTCATAGTTTTTTTCCCATTGTACATAGtcgaacattaatttttataatttcaacatTACTATATAACGAAAAATATAGTGTTGATATCTACCTAAATCaagaactaaatattaaaatgataaattaaaaaaaagacttcaAAACTCGACTGGAACGGAACGTTAAAACTAACTTATTAAATGCCATTCGTACCCGAGGTTCAAGAAGCCTCTTAAAACTTGTTCAATCCAATGACACTGGCAGAGACCCCTCTGTTTACGATTAGTTATAGtggaagtaaataaaatttcctaacGTTTACGTAATACATCAATGCTTATTTTCGGGTTTTGTCTAATAAGaagtatttacattaaaaaaaattcaatatatagaaataaaaattttaaaaagcacACATCATGTCCACATTGTATTGTGAATATTCAAACACACTTctattttcaacatttcacctTTGAATCACCATTCTTATTATGTGGGCGAAAAATGAGGTCATAAGAATATAAAAGGATGTTGtatttttgataaaagtttTAGACTATTGGTTCAAGGTCCAATCGCTTAAActgcaaagaaaataaaaataattttaatatagtctAAAATTTTTCTAATTGATGGAaatcgaaaataatatatacttggaTCCTTTtaggatttttaaataaaaataaagaaaactatTACAACACACtgattcttttataaaataaagaaaaccaatcacaaatcaaaattatatatttaaatttattggttATAAAGTTATAATGCAGACGTCCGAACTAGTCGAGCGACGAAAGTGAAGTGAAAAGTAGGCATGGGCGATACAAATCGTATATAGATTCAATATCTATATATCGGTAAAAAATCTTTATCCAGATATCGGAGCGCACAGTATCTATATATTCGGATATCCACTGATATCGTTTCTGTATAATCTGTATACGGTATTGTTATGGTACTAAATCTAATATCTAGATAACGAAGCGCACgcacagtatttataatattcggatATCCACCGATATTGATTTTGTATACTCTGCATACAGTATATCCGATATCGAATATcgttgtaaatttgtaaatatcaattgtCAAACGAGTAGGCGCGAACGAGAGTAGGATTGTTAGtgaaatatcgatatatcgaacttgttatttagaaatatctatatttagtactatttattattattatattatttatgtttatctatATCTTAGAGGgaaaagatatatatctcttttttcttcttaataatatagtttgcGCAAgtctaacatttaataattacatatttttatattgtatttgatttaataaaaatataatcagtttCAGAACAATTCATAAATACGACTCACGTTTAGGTtatctgttgatattttttaaaatatcggatATTCGATATCTACGTAAACAGAGAAACAAagtttagtttctctgtctacggataTCTAGATATTTTAACCGTTAAGgatattgtgatatttttactGGTATCGGTTGTTTGACCTTGGGTGTCATTTtagaaattgctattatttttatgatctattttatttttgttttatgttttcgcGGTCGCGTTGttagttttgtaatttaataactcgcttttttttctaaattttaggtgtttttcgtaactcatgtattttttctttcttcttaAATTTATGATGTGTGTCAAATAATGTACACATTGTATTGAACTTTTCAAGGAAATGAGGTATTTAGGGCAagtgttaatattcattaaatgtaattttaaagaatgatTTTTAGTTAGATTAATGTTTGTGTTAAATACAATGAAGAATTGTCTCGTCCCAATACGAGCGtaatttttgataaattcaACTGTAGGCAAAAAAGACAAGGGCTCTTCAGGCattttacagatatttttaaaagtcaaattagATCAAAAGAGATACGACTTATTACTTTTTCGACAACAGTTAAAAGAGATGTATATACGAAgaaatgaacttttaaatacGCCGGCATTACAGAAAAACATCGCTATTACGCAGTCAGTCATAAGCTTGAAAAAAGTATGAAGGAAAGTTAATTTCACTGATTTTCAAATTCGGAACTGCAACAtatctatgtattaataaacaaatatttacttatttaaccatgttattataaataacaaaaataaaccaatacataatatatgcgttaaacacaaatattaattttaatctgatATCATCTGGTACTGATTCGATTTCCGAGTACCATAGACTCGATACATTatctagatattaaaatatatagatacgaAATCCGATATTCAAAACCGATATCTAGATACGATACGATATCGCTTCAAAGCGATATTACCCATGCCTAGTGAAAAGATTTTCCTTAAGTTACTTCACTCATCCCCCTTCTATGATGGGGTCTGGTGATGGCAGTTCCAAGGGCCCTTATGACTGCGGTATCCGTCCGTTACTACGGACGGGTCTTTGGGGCGGGAAGATCCCTGGGTGTGTGCAACAGATGTCTCTAATGCTTCTCCGTTCATTCGCAGGGCGATCTAGCGCACCGGATGAGACCTCATTCAGAGAGGCCCAGTGAACGACCTGCTTTGCGAATATCTGTGTCTGATAGATGTCTATCAGATACAGATATGGTACAGAAGGAGTAGTTTCGAGGCATCTGCTGCTGATATTTTGTTGTAGGCGCGCGTGTATACTCGTTGCTTCCAATGGTAGCGGCAAGGTGGCTAGAATGAGAAGATGCGTTGATAGGATGGTGTTCTAGAGATGTTTGGCGTTGATGTGTGTTTGATGGTGTTGGCGAAGTTCGACGTTCCAGTCTGTGACTGCGAGCGTTCCCACGATCCGATCAAGCGCACCGGATGAAAACCCGTTCGGGGAGGTCCAGCGAGCGATCTGCGGTCGTGGGTAGTGGAAAAAAGATTTTGCTGTTTGCCGAGCTTTTTATACTCTATAACGTTGGTACGATGTCAactgcaatataaataaatgtctatttTTTAGACATTAATTAATAGCAACACAATATGTAAGTGAGCAGGTTTCTCCATTATTATttgaacttttatattttgtcgATGATAAAGTTTTTTACAAGTTGTCTCAAGCTTCTGGCTGGCACCAGCTGTATATCGTGTGATCGATAATGAATGTTAGTTGTAAGTTCTGAACCTAGCTCAtagataaaatgaaaatattatggaGAAACTCGGTAACTTGAGGATCAGTAtcatatactatttaaaaagtatataacaaaataggCAATAAAGGTAAATACTTACTAGTGTACATTCTATATAAAAACGTGTTGgcattatagaaaaaatataaaacacataataaGTAAACGTCTATTTCGCAAAAGACACATTTCGCTAGcaacaatgaaaataattctCCATTGTATAACTGGTCAGGAAGATGTGagaactaataattatattcttcagaccgatttcggctacggcggccaatctcaagagagagattagccaactgcgcaggatatattatagtgcacaagtgtgcgcgcaaacgcaggtgcactctctattctctagctctcataacttgatgggatggcaatgcgacacgaccggaatgagttcaggcgcatgacTAACgtttttacgtgctttccgaggcacgggagtgtatacacttgcAACTtgcagactccggactgctacagAATTTTCCGACAGataaatccaataactttttattggcctgacctagaaattgaacccaggacttccagttctgcggccttacatctagctactagaccaacgaggaagtCTGAGGAGAACTACATTTAATTCGACCACACTTTCTGGAACTAAAAACAGAAAAATCATCAACAGACGAAACCGAGTTACCGTACCTCTAAAGGAAAAAAGGAACCCTTATAAGGTCACTTCTGTAATAACACAACTGTATAAAGTTGTATAATAGTctgtacaaattattaaaattgttcttCGTTATTCTGTTTCACCCCTCTATTGTCCTTTAAAGAAGCTATTAAAGATTGTAT
It contains:
- the LOC126780370 gene encoding staphylococcal nuclease domain-containing protein 1, which codes for MSATAPTPAYKIGIVKQVLSGDTVVIRKQPQGGPPPEKVIALSGITAPKLARQRTANNDNETKDEPFAWEAREFLRKKLVGKEVIFTAEKPPNSATREYGSVWAGKDPTKSENMTEALLSEGLVKVREGGRNIPQLKKLVEIEEVARSQGKGIWGSDLQSHIRDIKWSIENPKQFVNKFNGQPVKAIIEYVRDGSTVRLCLLPDYTPVTLMLSGIRCPAVKQDGDSEPYAEEARFFLESKLLQKEVDVILESVNNNNLVGTILHPQGNIAEALLKQGFARCVDWSIAVMKSGASTLRAAERSAKEAKLRIWTNYVSNAPVIAAKDKEFTAIVMEVVNGDALVVKLPTNVQKKIFLASIRPPREKNSPDEEGKQSPRPKGFKPLYDIPWMYEAREFLRKKLIGKKINVTVDYIQPAKDNFPEKTCCTVVAGGTNIAEALVSKGYATVVRYRNDNDQRSSHYDKLLEAESKAQKSAVGVHAKKDIPTHRIQDTSGDSAMSKKFFPFLKRAQKTEAVVEFVASGSRMRAYIPKESVLVTFLLAGINCPRGARPAIGGGGMQVAEPFGDEALQFTKEKCLQRDVIVTIEEMDKAGNFIGWLWIENENLSISLVEHGLASMHHTAETSEYARTIKNAEENAMKKRIGIWKDYIEVEKEIEKERSAPIQDRVIKYEKVVVTEITNEGFFYAQNMELGNKLESLMDKIHQEFKNNAPLPGSFVPRKGLICAARFTLDDQWYRAKIEKITEDKMVQIFYIDYGNREVLSPTRLAPLPAGSERDPPFATEYALAGVKFPSDNDDRQEAVRAFSSDALNKKLLLNLEIRGTPASVTLVDPTTNADIGKNLIREGLVVMENTHEYRLSIMLAEYRAAQDHAKISRLNLWRHGDITDDDAVEFGARR